One Microcebus murinus isolate Inina chromosome 9, M.murinus_Inina_mat1.0, whole genome shotgun sequence DNA window includes the following coding sequences:
- the FIGNL1 gene encoding fidgetin-like protein 1 isoform X1, with protein sequence MPADGRRLVNIKEHCVRVHNIWSETACVGFLAPFIIGCVISKPSKMQTSSSRSVHLSEWQKNYFAITSGTCPGQKADAYRAQILRIQYAWANSEISQVCATKLYKKYAEKYSAIIDSDNAESGLNNYAENILTLPRSQQTDSDKWQSGLSIKNVFQMSNVQKMMQAGKTFKDSLLEPADASLVIHKEASVLDLPKFSVCGSSGESDLLLNSTHDTDRIQDFLENNPLKCPQSAQPPMVTHTAKTCPTFSVPLGDSASAKFHATPLFGNVKKENHSSPKYSIGLNMFLSNQSHFSAGCENPWERKSFYGSGAIDALSDPMVNKAFSRTEDNGQKDSNLPTFKTAKEQLWVDQQKKYHQTQRASGSSYGGVKKSLGASRSRGIFGKFVPPIPKQDGEQNGGMQYKPHGAGTTEPTLPVDERLKNLEPKMIELIMNEIMDHGPPVNWEDIAGVEFAKATIKEIVVWPMMRPDIFTGLRGPPKGILLFGPPGTGKTLIGKCIASQSGATFFSISASSLTSKWVGEGEKMVRALFAVARCQQPAVIFIDEIDSLLSQRGDGEHESSRRIKTEFLVQLDGATTSSEDRILVVGATNRPQEIDEAARRRLVKRLYIPLPEASARKQIVINLMSKEQCHLNEEEIERIVQQSDGFSGADMTQLCREASLGPIRSLQTADIATITPDQVRLIAYIDFENAFRIVRPSVSPKDLELYENWNKTFGCGK encoded by the exons ATGCCGGCAGACGGCCGGAG GCTAGTAAACATCAAGGAACATTGTGTACGTGTGCATAACATCTGGAGTGAAACTGCTTGTGTTGGATTTCTGGCACCATTCATAATTGGCTGTGTCATCTCAA AACCCTCTAAAATGCAGACCTCCAGCTCTAGGTCTGTGCACCTGAGTGAATGGCAGAAGAATTACTTTGCAATTACGTCTGGCACATGTCCAGGACAGAAGGCAGATGCATACCGTGCACAGATATTACGCATTCAGTATGCATGGGCAAACTCTGAGATTTCCCAGGTCTGTGCTACCAAACTGTACAAAAAATATGCAGAGAAATATTCTGCAATTATTGATTCTGACAATGCTGAATCTGGCTTGAATAACTatgcagaaaacattttaactttGCCAAGATCTCAACAAACTGACAGTGACAAGTGGCAGTCTGGATTgtccataaaaaatgttttccaaatgagTAATGTACAGAAGATGATGCAAGCTGGCAAAACATTCAAAGACTCTCTGTTGGAACCTGCTGATGCATCACTGGTAATCCATAAGGAGGCCTCTGTGTTGGATCTTCCTAAATTTAGTGTTTGTGGCAGTTCTGGAGAGAGTGACCTATTACTGAACTCAACTCATGATACAGATAGGATCCAAGACTTCCTAGAGAATAATCCTTTGAAGTGTCCTCAGAGTGCCCAGCCACCTATGGTGACTCACACTGCTAAGACTTGTCCTACATTCTCAGTGCCTTTAGGTGACTCAGCCAGTGCAAAATTCCATGCCACACCATTATTTGGAAATGTCAAAAAGGAAAATCACAGCTCTCCAAAATACAGCATAGGACTAAATATGTTCTTATCTAATCAGTCTCATTTTTCTGCTGGCTGTGAAAATCCCTGGGAAAGGAAGTCTTTTTATGGTTCTGGCGCCATTGATGCACTTTCTGATCCAATGGTGAATAAGGCTTTTAGTAGGACAGAAGATAATGGCCAAAAGGATAGCAACCTGCCTACTTTTAAAACTGCAAAAGAGCAATTATGGGTAGATCAGCAAAAAAAGTACCACCAAACCCAGCGTGCATCAGGGTCTTCATATGGTGGTGTAAAAAAGTCTTTGGGAGCTAGTAGATCCCGaggaatatttggaaaatttgttCCTCCGATACCTAAGCAAGATGGAGAGCAGAATGGAGGAATGCAGTATAAGCCTCATGGTGCAGGAACTACAGAACCAACCCTTCCAGTTGATGAGCGCCTGAAGAACTTGGAGCCAAAGATGATTGAACTTATTATGAATGAGATTATGGATCATGGGCCTCCAGTAAATTGGGAAGATATCGCAGGAGTAGAATTTGCTAAAGCCACAATAAAGGAAATAGTTGTGTGGCCCATGATGAGGCCGGACATCTTTACTGGTTTACGGGGACCCCCTAAAGGAATTTTACTCTTTGGTCCTCCTGGGACTGGTAAAACTCTAATTGGCAAGTGCATTGCTAGTCAGTCTGGGGCAACATTCTTTAGCATCTCCGCTTCATCCTTGACTTCTAAATGGGTAGGTGAGGGGGAGAAAATGGTCCGTGCATTGTTTGCTGTTGCAAGGTGTCAGCAACCAGCTGTGATATTTATTGATGAAATTGATTCCCTATTATCTCAACGGGGTGATGGTGAGCATGAATCTTCTAGAAGgataaaaactgaatttttagttCAGTTAGATGGAGCAACCACATCTTCTGAAGATCGTATTTTAGTGGTGGGAGCAACAAATCGGCCACAAGAAATTGATGAGGCTGCCCGAAGAAGATTGGTGAAAAGGCTTTATATTCCCCTCCCAGAAGCTTCAGCCAGGAAACAGATAGTAATTAATCTTATGTCCAAGGAGCAGTGTCACCtcaatgaagaagaaattgaacGAATTGTACAGCAGTCTGATGGGTTCTCAGGAGCAGACATGACACAACTTTGCAGAGAGGCTTCTCTTGGTCCAATTCGCAGCTTACAAACTGCTGATATTGCTACTATAACACCAGATCAGGTTCGACTGATAGCTTATATtgattttgaaaatgcttttagAATTGTGCGACCTAGTGTGTCCCCAAAAGACTTAGAGCTTTATGAAAACTGGAACAAAACTTTTGGTTGTGGAAAGTAA
- the FIGNL1 gene encoding fidgetin-like protein 1 isoform X2 gives MQTSSSRSVHLSEWQKNYFAITSGTCPGQKADAYRAQILRIQYAWANSEISQVCATKLYKKYAEKYSAIIDSDNAESGLNNYAENILTLPRSQQTDSDKWQSGLSIKNVFQMSNVQKMMQAGKTFKDSLLEPADASLVIHKEASVLDLPKFSVCGSSGESDLLLNSTHDTDRIQDFLENNPLKCPQSAQPPMVTHTAKTCPTFSVPLGDSASAKFHATPLFGNVKKENHSSPKYSIGLNMFLSNQSHFSAGCENPWERKSFYGSGAIDALSDPMVNKAFSRTEDNGQKDSNLPTFKTAKEQLWVDQQKKYHQTQRASGSSYGGVKKSLGASRSRGIFGKFVPPIPKQDGEQNGGMQYKPHGAGTTEPTLPVDERLKNLEPKMIELIMNEIMDHGPPVNWEDIAGVEFAKATIKEIVVWPMMRPDIFTGLRGPPKGILLFGPPGTGKTLIGKCIASQSGATFFSISASSLTSKWVGEGEKMVRALFAVARCQQPAVIFIDEIDSLLSQRGDGEHESSRRIKTEFLVQLDGATTSSEDRILVVGATNRPQEIDEAARRRLVKRLYIPLPEASARKQIVINLMSKEQCHLNEEEIERIVQQSDGFSGADMTQLCREASLGPIRSLQTADIATITPDQVRLIAYIDFENAFRIVRPSVSPKDLELYENWNKTFGCGK, from the coding sequence ATGCAGACCTCCAGCTCTAGGTCTGTGCACCTGAGTGAATGGCAGAAGAATTACTTTGCAATTACGTCTGGCACATGTCCAGGACAGAAGGCAGATGCATACCGTGCACAGATATTACGCATTCAGTATGCATGGGCAAACTCTGAGATTTCCCAGGTCTGTGCTACCAAACTGTACAAAAAATATGCAGAGAAATATTCTGCAATTATTGATTCTGACAATGCTGAATCTGGCTTGAATAACTatgcagaaaacattttaactttGCCAAGATCTCAACAAACTGACAGTGACAAGTGGCAGTCTGGATTgtccataaaaaatgttttccaaatgagTAATGTACAGAAGATGATGCAAGCTGGCAAAACATTCAAAGACTCTCTGTTGGAACCTGCTGATGCATCACTGGTAATCCATAAGGAGGCCTCTGTGTTGGATCTTCCTAAATTTAGTGTTTGTGGCAGTTCTGGAGAGAGTGACCTATTACTGAACTCAACTCATGATACAGATAGGATCCAAGACTTCCTAGAGAATAATCCTTTGAAGTGTCCTCAGAGTGCCCAGCCACCTATGGTGACTCACACTGCTAAGACTTGTCCTACATTCTCAGTGCCTTTAGGTGACTCAGCCAGTGCAAAATTCCATGCCACACCATTATTTGGAAATGTCAAAAAGGAAAATCACAGCTCTCCAAAATACAGCATAGGACTAAATATGTTCTTATCTAATCAGTCTCATTTTTCTGCTGGCTGTGAAAATCCCTGGGAAAGGAAGTCTTTTTATGGTTCTGGCGCCATTGATGCACTTTCTGATCCAATGGTGAATAAGGCTTTTAGTAGGACAGAAGATAATGGCCAAAAGGATAGCAACCTGCCTACTTTTAAAACTGCAAAAGAGCAATTATGGGTAGATCAGCAAAAAAAGTACCACCAAACCCAGCGTGCATCAGGGTCTTCATATGGTGGTGTAAAAAAGTCTTTGGGAGCTAGTAGATCCCGaggaatatttggaaaatttgttCCTCCGATACCTAAGCAAGATGGAGAGCAGAATGGAGGAATGCAGTATAAGCCTCATGGTGCAGGAACTACAGAACCAACCCTTCCAGTTGATGAGCGCCTGAAGAACTTGGAGCCAAAGATGATTGAACTTATTATGAATGAGATTATGGATCATGGGCCTCCAGTAAATTGGGAAGATATCGCAGGAGTAGAATTTGCTAAAGCCACAATAAAGGAAATAGTTGTGTGGCCCATGATGAGGCCGGACATCTTTACTGGTTTACGGGGACCCCCTAAAGGAATTTTACTCTTTGGTCCTCCTGGGACTGGTAAAACTCTAATTGGCAAGTGCATTGCTAGTCAGTCTGGGGCAACATTCTTTAGCATCTCCGCTTCATCCTTGACTTCTAAATGGGTAGGTGAGGGGGAGAAAATGGTCCGTGCATTGTTTGCTGTTGCAAGGTGTCAGCAACCAGCTGTGATATTTATTGATGAAATTGATTCCCTATTATCTCAACGGGGTGATGGTGAGCATGAATCTTCTAGAAGgataaaaactgaatttttagttCAGTTAGATGGAGCAACCACATCTTCTGAAGATCGTATTTTAGTGGTGGGAGCAACAAATCGGCCACAAGAAATTGATGAGGCTGCCCGAAGAAGATTGGTGAAAAGGCTTTATATTCCCCTCCCAGAAGCTTCAGCCAGGAAACAGATAGTAATTAATCTTATGTCCAAGGAGCAGTGTCACCtcaatgaagaagaaattgaacGAATTGTACAGCAGTCTGATGGGTTCTCAGGAGCAGACATGACACAACTTTGCAGAGAGGCTTCTCTTGGTCCAATTCGCAGCTTACAAACTGCTGATATTGCTACTATAACACCAGATCAGGTTCGACTGATAGCTTATATtgattttgaaaatgcttttagAATTGTGCGACCTAGTGTGTCCCCAAAAGACTTAGAGCTTTATGAAAACTGGAACAAAACTTTTGGTTGTGGAAAGTAA